A window of the Gemmatirosa kalamazoonensis genome harbors these coding sequences:
- the hutI gene encoding imidazolonepropionase produces the protein MRRPAAHARTRRLAHARHLRTRARYEEQELRATGVPYQEIARRGGGIHSSVRDLRGRSEDDLFALARPRLERLASYGTTTVEVKSGYGLSLDDELKTLRVIRRLAERLPMRIVPTFLGAHEIPLEYRSRDGGRAEYVRLVTEAMLPAVAAEGLARFADVFCEPGVYTLEESRVLLEAARARGLGLKLHADELEPSGGAELAAALGAVSADHLAAVSEAGVQALAASGTVATLLPGTMLFLGRARQAPARALVEAGVAVALATDFNPGTSPTVNFPLVLTLAVSQLRLNASEALVAATVNGAAALGLADQVGQIAPGFSADLALFDAEDVREIPYWYGDRLCRGTWARGVACHPYEPRVACAAFAPEDERTGPPSEPSPR, from the coding sequence CTGCGGCGGCCGGCTGCTCACGCCCGGACTCGTCGACTCGCACACGCACGCCATCTTCGGACGCGCGCGCGCTACGAGGAGCAGGAGCTGCGCGCCACCGGCGTGCCGTACCAGGAGATCGCCCGGCGCGGCGGCGGCATCCACAGCTCCGTGCGCGACCTCCGCGGTCGCTCCGAGGACGACCTGTTCGCGCTCGCCCGGCCGCGGCTCGAGCGCCTCGCCTCGTACGGCACGACCACCGTGGAGGTGAAGTCCGGCTACGGCCTGTCGCTCGACGACGAGCTGAAGACGCTGCGGGTGATCCGCCGCCTGGCCGAGCGGCTGCCGATGCGCATCGTCCCGACGTTTCTGGGGGCGCACGAGATCCCGCTCGAGTACCGGTCCCGGGACGGGGGGCGGGCCGAGTATGTGAGGCTGGTCACCGAGGCGATGCTGCCCGCGGTCGCCGCCGAGGGGCTGGCGCGATTTGCTGACGTTTTCTGTGAGCCGGGCGTCTATACGCTGGAGGAGAGCCGCGTGCTGCTCGAGGCCGCCCGCGCCCGCGGGTTGGGGCTCAAGCTGCACGCCGACGAGCTGGAGCCGTCGGGAGGGGCCGAGCTGGCCGCTGCCCTCGGCGCCGTCTCCGCCGACCACCTGGCGGCGGTGAGCGAGGCGGGCGTCCAGGCGCTCGCCGCGTCGGGGACCGTGGCGACCCTCCTCCCGGGAACGATGCTGTTCCTGGGACGTGCCCGGCAGGCGCCGGCGCGCGCGCTGGTGGAGGCCGGCGTCGCCGTCGCGCTTGCGACCGACTTCAACCCCGGGACGAGTCCGACCGTCAACTTCCCCCTCGTGCTCACGCTCGCCGTCAGCCAGCTCCGCCTGAACGCGTCCGAGGCGCTCGTCGCCGCGACCGTCAACGGCGCGGCGGCGCTCGGTCTCGCCGACCAGGTCGGCCAGATCGCGCCCGGCTTCTCCGCCGATCTCGCGCTGTTCGACGCCGAGGACGTGCGCGAGATCCCGTACTGGTACGGCGATCGGTTGTGCAGGGGAACGTGGGCGCGCGGCGTCGCTTGTCACCCGTACGAGCCACGGGTAGCTTGCGCCGCGTTCGCGCCCGAGGACGAGCGGACTGGTCCCCCCTCGGAGCCTTCCCCCCGCTGA
- a CDS encoding radical SAM protein, giving the protein MLSAKFKPYHVPLFLAKYAWLKARKRPVLVHFEVTLRCNARCGFCDYWKTDASAKADELKSFADAARHFDPMLVTFTGGEPLLRRDLEDLVAAVDRAVRLKYVTLITHGGMLTPERATSLWDAGINQFNISLDYLDERHDRARGIPGLVEKIFRTVPAMRARGIDNVRFNTVIKDDNLDQILPIVRRAESVGCGVNFSVYTDSKNGNRAHLVRGEQLAEVQAVVDELLAFKRRRRGVITNSDYYLEQIPRYLRGEMTEPCRSGRDTIHISPTGHVRRCPDFPTDFHWSDYRTYEPIDCNACYYACRGEAQAPIRIASRVADVMGTAAR; this is encoded by the coding sequence ATGCTCTCAGCGAAGTTCAAGCCGTACCACGTTCCGCTCTTCCTCGCGAAGTACGCGTGGCTCAAGGCGCGCAAGCGTCCCGTGCTCGTGCACTTCGAGGTCACGCTGCGCTGCAACGCGCGCTGCGGATTCTGCGACTACTGGAAGACCGACGCGTCCGCGAAGGCCGATGAGCTGAAGAGCTTCGCCGACGCGGCGCGCCACTTCGATCCGATGCTCGTCACGTTCACCGGGGGCGAGCCGCTGCTGCGGCGCGACCTCGAGGATCTCGTGGCCGCGGTCGACCGCGCGGTGCGGCTGAAGTACGTCACGCTCATCACGCACGGCGGGATGCTCACCCCCGAGCGGGCGACGTCGCTGTGGGACGCGGGCATCAATCAGTTCAACATCTCGCTCGACTACCTCGACGAGCGTCACGACCGCGCGCGCGGCATCCCGGGGCTCGTGGAGAAGATCTTCCGCACCGTGCCGGCCATGCGCGCGCGCGGCATCGACAACGTGCGCTTCAACACGGTCATCAAGGACGACAACCTCGATCAGATCCTGCCGATCGTGCGGCGCGCGGAGTCGGTGGGGTGCGGCGTGAACTTCAGCGTCTACACCGACAGCAAGAACGGCAACCGCGCGCATCTCGTGCGCGGCGAGCAGCTGGCCGAGGTACAGGCGGTCGTCGACGAGCTGCTCGCGTTCAAGCGGCGGCGGCGTGGCGTGATCACGAACTCGGACTACTACCTCGAGCAGATCCCGCGCTACCTGCGCGGCGAGATGACCGAGCCGTGCCGCAGCGGACGCGACACGATCCACATCAGCCCCACGGGCCACGTCCGGCGCTGCCCCGACTTCCCGACCGACTTCCACTGGTCGGACTACCGCACGTACGAGCCGATCGACTGCAACGCGTGCTACTACGCGTGCCGCGGCGAGGCGCAGGCCCCCATCCGCATCGCGTCGCGCGTCGCCGATGTCATGGGGACGGCGGCGAGATGA
- the hutU gene encoding urocanate hydratase produces the protein MTTVAPTSTPATDRASAPASGPRLVRAPRGTTLSCRGWEQEAAMRMLMNNLDPDVAERPDDLVVYGGTGRAARSWAAFDAIVDALKSLGDDETLVVQSGKPVAVFRTHDQAPRVILANSNLVPRFATWDEFRRLEALGLTMYGQMTAGSWIYIGSQGIVQGTYETFAAVARQHFGGSLAGRLVVTAGLGGMGGAQPLAATMNGAAILAVEVDEARADKRLATRYCDRKTHDLDEALGWLGAAQRAGEALSVALIGNAATVLPELVRRGVTPDVVTDQTSAHDMLQGYVPDGMSLADAAVLRAEDPAAYVRRSTAAAARHVEAMLEMQRRGAVAFDYGNNIRTVAFDAGVARAFDIPGFVPAYVRPLFCEGKGPFRWVALSGDARDIARTDELVLELFPHDAALKRWITLARERIQFQGLPARICWLGQGDRAKFGVALNDLVARGEIGPIVIGRDHLDTGSVASPFRETEGMKDGSDAIADWAVLNALLNTASGASWVSFHHGGGVGIGNSLHAGQVIVADGTPRMRARLERVLTNDPGIGVARHADAGYESAIETARRNGITLPMTR, from the coding sequence GTGACGACCGTCGCCCCGACCTCGACACCCGCGACCGACCGCGCGTCCGCGCCGGCGTCGGGCCCGCGCCTCGTCCGCGCGCCGCGCGGCACCACGCTCTCGTGCCGCGGTTGGGAGCAGGAGGCGGCGATGCGCATGCTCATGAACAACCTCGACCCCGACGTCGCCGAGCGGCCGGACGACCTCGTGGTCTACGGCGGCACCGGACGCGCGGCGCGGAGCTGGGCCGCGTTCGACGCGATCGTCGACGCGCTGAAGTCGTTGGGCGACGACGAGACGCTCGTCGTGCAGAGTGGCAAGCCGGTCGCGGTGTTCCGCACGCACGACCAGGCGCCGCGCGTCATCCTCGCGAACTCCAACCTCGTGCCGCGCTTCGCGACGTGGGACGAGTTCCGCCGCCTGGAGGCGTTAGGCCTCACGATGTACGGGCAGATGACCGCGGGCTCGTGGATCTACATCGGCTCGCAGGGCATCGTGCAGGGCACGTACGAGACGTTCGCCGCCGTCGCTCGACAGCACTTCGGCGGCTCGCTCGCCGGCCGCCTCGTGGTCACCGCGGGGCTCGGCGGCATGGGCGGCGCGCAGCCGCTCGCGGCGACGATGAACGGCGCCGCGATCCTCGCCGTCGAGGTGGACGAGGCACGCGCCGACAAGCGGCTCGCCACGCGCTACTGCGACCGCAAGACGCACGACCTCGACGAGGCGTTAGGCTGGCTCGGCGCCGCGCAGCGCGCGGGCGAGGCGCTGTCGGTGGCGCTCATCGGGAACGCGGCGACGGTGTTGCCCGAGCTCGTGCGCCGCGGCGTCACGCCCGACGTCGTCACCGACCAGACGAGCGCGCACGACATGCTGCAGGGCTACGTGCCCGATGGCATGTCGCTCGCCGACGCGGCCGTGCTGCGCGCCGAGGATCCGGCGGCGTACGTGCGGCGCTCCACCGCGGCCGCGGCGCGGCACGTCGAGGCGATGCTGGAGATGCAGCGGCGCGGCGCGGTCGCGTTCGACTACGGCAACAACATCCGCACCGTCGCGTTCGACGCCGGCGTCGCGCGCGCGTTCGACATCCCCGGCTTCGTGCCGGCGTACGTGCGTCCGCTGTTCTGCGAGGGGAAGGGGCCGTTCCGCTGGGTCGCGCTGTCGGGCGATGCGCGCGACATCGCGCGCACCGACGAGCTGGTGCTGGAGCTGTTCCCGCACGACGCGGCGCTGAAGCGGTGGATCACGCTCGCGCGCGAGCGCATCCAGTTCCAGGGCCTGCCGGCACGCATCTGCTGGCTGGGGCAGGGCGACCGCGCGAAGTTCGGCGTCGCGCTGAACGACCTCGTCGCGCGCGGGGAGATCGGCCCCATCGTCATCGGCCGCGACCACCTCGACACGGGGAGCGTCGCGTCGCCGTTCCGCGAGACCGAGGGGATGAAGGACGGCTCCGATGCGATCGCCGACTGGGCCGTGCTGAACGCGCTGCTGAACACCGCGAGCGGCGCGTCGTGGGTGTCGTTCCATCACGGCGGCGGCGTCGGCATCGGCAACTCGCTGCACGCGGGGCAGGTGATCGTCGCCGACGGGACGCCGCGCATGCGTGCGCGCCTGGAGCGCGTGCTCACGAACGACCCCGGCATCGGCGTCGCGCGCCACGCGGACGCGGGCTACGAGAGCGCCATCGAGACGGCTCGGCGAAACGGAATCACACTTCCCATGACGCGTTAG
- the hutH gene encoding histidine ammonia-lyase, which produces MTGSQVDIDGTSLTLDAVRAVADGAATVRLAPEAAERMRRSRAVVDGVVARNEVVYGVTTGFGKLSEVAIPPARLLELQRNLVRSHAAGVGARLPEREVRAMMLLRANVLARGLSGARPALAELLAGMLNDFLYPPVPEQGSVGASGDLAPLAHLALSLIGEGTLVTPDGERPAADALRAAGLEPAVLQPKEGIALINGTQAHTAVAALALHDALQLWTTAHVAGAMSLEALMGTPVAFDARIHDVRGQRGQCESAALLRALLEDSEIREAHRHGDPRVQDAYALRCMPQVHGPVRDALRFAEDLVARELNAATDNPLVFDDGAMLSGGNFHGQAVAMACDVMSIALTNLATMSERRIDRVVHPDFNYGLPAFLASDPGVHSGFMIAQVTAAALASECKVLSHPASVDTIPTDGNKEDVVPMAMGAAVKLRRIVANVRRVLAVELMCAAQGIDLRAPLRPAAALRAAHAAVRARVPRLAEDRVLSPDIEALAGGIAADAFTPRIAAQEVTS; this is translated from the coding sequence ATGACGGGTTCGCAGGTCGACATCGATGGGACGTCGCTCACGCTCGACGCGGTGCGCGCGGTGGCGGACGGCGCGGCGACGGTGCGGCTCGCGCCGGAGGCGGCGGAGCGGATGCGGCGGTCGCGCGCCGTCGTCGACGGCGTCGTCGCGCGCAACGAGGTCGTGTACGGCGTCACGACCGGCTTCGGCAAGCTGTCGGAGGTCGCGATCCCGCCTGCGCGGCTGCTCGAGCTGCAGCGCAACCTCGTGCGCAGCCACGCGGCCGGCGTCGGTGCGCGGCTGCCGGAGCGCGAGGTGCGCGCGATGATGCTGCTGCGCGCCAACGTGCTCGCGCGCGGTCTGTCCGGCGCGCGGCCGGCGCTCGCCGAGCTGCTGGCGGGCATGCTGAACGACTTCCTGTATCCGCCGGTGCCGGAGCAGGGAAGCGTCGGCGCGAGCGGCGACCTGGCACCGCTGGCGCACCTCGCTCTGTCGCTGATCGGCGAGGGCACGCTCGTCACGCCCGACGGCGAGCGGCCGGCGGCCGACGCGCTGCGCGCCGCGGGGCTCGAGCCCGCGGTGCTCCAGCCGAAGGAAGGGATCGCGCTCATCAACGGCACGCAGGCGCACACCGCGGTCGCTGCGCTCGCGCTGCACGACGCGCTGCAGCTGTGGACGACGGCGCACGTCGCCGGCGCGATGAGCCTCGAGGCGCTCATGGGCACGCCCGTCGCGTTCGACGCGCGCATCCACGACGTGCGTGGGCAGCGCGGTCAGTGCGAGAGCGCCGCGCTCCTGCGCGCGCTGCTCGAGGACAGCGAGATCCGCGAGGCGCACCGGCACGGCGATCCGCGCGTGCAGGACGCCTATGCGCTCCGCTGCATGCCGCAGGTGCACGGTCCCGTGCGCGACGCGCTGCGGTTCGCCGAGGATCTCGTCGCGCGCGAGCTGAACGCCGCCACCGACAATCCGCTCGTGTTCGACGACGGCGCGATGCTGAGCGGCGGCAACTTCCACGGCCAGGCGGTCGCGATGGCGTGCGACGTCATGTCGATCGCGCTCACGAACCTGGCGACGATGTCGGAGCGGCGCATCGACCGCGTCGTGCACCCCGACTTCAACTATGGGCTTCCCGCATTCCTCGCGTCGGATCCCGGCGTGCACTCGGGGTTCATGATCGCGCAGGTCACCGCCGCGGCGCTCGCCAGCGAGTGCAAGGTGCTGTCGCATCCGGCGAGCGTGGACACCATCCCGACCGACGGCAACAAGGAGGACGTGGTGCCCATGGCGATGGGTGCCGCGGTGAAGCTGCGGCGCATCGTCGCGAACGTCCGGCGCGTGCTCGCCGTGGAGCTCATGTGCGCGGCACAGGGCATCGACCTGCGCGCGCCGCTGCGCCCCGCCGCCGCGCTCCGTGCCGCGCACGCCGCCGTGCGCGCGCGCGTGCCGCGGCTCGCCGAGGACCGCGTGCTCTCTCCCGACATCGAGGCGCTCGCCGGCGGCATCGCGGCGGACGCGTTCACGCCGCGCATCGCTGCGCAGGAGGTGACCTCGTGA
- a CDS encoding LPS-assembly protein LptD: MSRRVALGALALVLVGASLVGASRLRAQNPVPGLPPSAVPTLPPARPDTTRARAPGDTTGGPPGAPVELVKWAATDSVFEELLKREGYRAVRYQGDTVRFRASDRVLVLEGKPAAVQREDVTLVGHSVIYNDSTQIVTATADTARRDSVVMRQPEQADLIVQTSIVYDIASQKGTIRNFRTAATQGETWYVSGARGTMVSDTTVQGGRIFFAHNGSITSCNDSIPHYHFQAKDIKYVQKNLLVVRPAVLYIGDVPVLWLPFVFQDTRSGRRSGLLTPRFGIAELLRNSPSYKRSLENLGYYVNMGKYADAQAWFDWRSGSRGDTFDPGYVQFNAESRYKIIDRFLQGRLSASYNARRDGTRNTAISFAHEQSFNQNRHISANLNWVQNTTVQRQNTYNPSAVLGTISSQLNYSDKFGPVSFSAGGSRKQYPGRPQVDQDFPNINLSTGTLSLAPWLDWTPTLSFSNTQNFRIDQGTQFDSVFTLSPSGSLVAKPVRASRRNTNLGFETPLKIFDFQWQNSFRFTEDVQDFPQTRVVYRDIRDTSTKETRVFNQTYTSNLFYQTGFSLPRFFQGTWNVSPTVSIQNVDPQFGLFVRTERTGGQWVNQGFRLSYGISSSPTFYAFPPGFGPVERFRHSISPSFSLTYSPAKSVSDEFLSAVGATRQGYLGSLKQARFAMQLTSNIEAKLRGRKGDTTNVTGNKVRLLSANFTGLNYDFVIADSVGKSLFNRRGITDQTWGYTLQSDLLPGMSFRTNYSLFLGNPQSDTAVFKPYLTNIDVTFSLDRNSALFRTIGKLFGITPSTPAGNSPSSATTPTGNPRGGDPFFSQQAVAQQVAGSAARNAQFDIPSGQGWQASFTFTSSRQRPDIRGNLVTIDPTVQCQSYQQAGDVIGYELCVARAQTAPQAGTSQFGTSTYGGAIFRQPPVKSLQTQTSFHLTQKWAASWNTSYDLVRNSFASNVVSLQRELHDWRAVFAFTQSPNGNFAFNFFVALKAEPDLKFDYSRNTFRSPSSPF; encoded by the coding sequence GTGAGTCGCCGCGTCGCCCTGGGCGCGCTCGCCCTCGTGCTCGTCGGCGCGTCGCTCGTCGGCGCGTCGCGGCTGCGCGCGCAGAACCCGGTTCCGGGACTGCCGCCGAGCGCCGTCCCGACGCTGCCCCCCGCGCGCCCCGACACGACGCGCGCTCGAGCGCCCGGCGACACCACCGGCGGGCCTCCGGGCGCGCCGGTGGAGCTCGTGAAGTGGGCGGCGACGGACTCCGTGTTCGAGGAGCTGCTGAAGCGCGAGGGCTACCGCGCCGTGCGCTATCAGGGCGACACGGTGCGCTTCCGCGCATCGGACCGCGTGCTCGTGCTCGAAGGGAAACCGGCCGCGGTACAGCGCGAGGACGTCACGCTCGTCGGGCACTCGGTCATCTACAACGACTCCACGCAGATCGTCACCGCCACCGCGGACACCGCGCGGCGCGACAGCGTGGTGATGCGGCAGCCGGAGCAGGCGGACCTCATCGTCCAGACGAGCATCGTCTACGACATCGCCTCGCAGAAGGGCACGATCCGCAACTTCCGCACGGCCGCGACGCAGGGCGAGACGTGGTACGTGAGCGGCGCGCGCGGCACCATGGTGAGCGACACGACGGTGCAGGGCGGCCGCATCTTCTTCGCGCACAACGGGTCGATCACGAGCTGCAACGACAGCATCCCGCACTACCACTTCCAGGCGAAGGACATCAAGTACGTCCAGAAGAATCTGCTCGTGGTGCGCCCCGCGGTGCTGTACATCGGCGACGTGCCGGTGCTGTGGCTGCCGTTCGTCTTCCAGGACACGCGCAGCGGGCGACGCAGCGGGCTGCTCACGCCGCGCTTCGGCATCGCGGAGCTGCTGCGCAACAGCCCGAGCTACAAGCGCTCGCTCGAGAATCTCGGCTACTACGTGAACATGGGGAAGTACGCCGACGCGCAGGCGTGGTTCGATTGGCGCAGCGGCTCGCGCGGCGACACGTTCGACCCCGGCTACGTGCAGTTCAACGCCGAGTCGCGCTACAAGATCATCGACCGGTTCCTGCAGGGGCGGCTCTCCGCGTCGTACAATGCGCGCCGCGACGGCACGCGCAACACCGCCATCTCGTTCGCCCACGAGCAGTCGTTCAACCAGAACCGGCACATCTCGGCGAACCTGAACTGGGTCCAGAACACCACGGTCCAGCGGCAGAACACGTACAACCCGAGCGCGGTGCTCGGCACCATCAGCTCGCAGCTGAACTACTCGGACAAGTTCGGGCCCGTATCGTTCAGCGCCGGCGGCTCGCGCAAGCAGTATCCCGGGCGGCCGCAGGTCGATCAGGACTTCCCGAACATCAACCTGTCGACCGGGACGCTGAGCCTCGCGCCGTGGCTCGACTGGACGCCGACGCTGTCGTTCTCGAACACGCAGAACTTCCGCATCGACCAGGGCACGCAGTTCGACTCCGTGTTCACGCTGAGCCCGAGCGGCTCGCTCGTCGCCAAGCCGGTGCGCGCGTCGCGCCGCAACACGAACCTCGGCTTCGAGACGCCGCTGAAGATCTTCGACTTCCAGTGGCAGAACTCCTTCCGCTTCACGGAGGACGTGCAGGACTTCCCGCAGACGCGCGTCGTCTACCGCGACATCCGCGACACGTCGACGAAGGAGACGCGCGTCTTCAACCAGACGTACACGTCGAACCTGTTCTACCAGACCGGGTTCTCGCTGCCGCGCTTCTTCCAGGGCACGTGGAACGTCAGCCCGACGGTGTCGATCCAGAACGTCGACCCGCAGTTCGGCCTCTTCGTGCGCACGGAGCGGACGGGCGGGCAGTGGGTGAACCAGGGTTTCCGCCTGTCGTACGGCATCAGCTCCTCGCCGACGTTCTACGCGTTCCCGCCGGGCTTCGGGCCCGTGGAGCGGTTCCGTCATTCCATCTCGCCGTCGTTCTCGCTCACGTACTCGCCGGCGAAGAGCGTGAGCGACGAGTTCCTCTCGGCCGTCGGCGCGACGCGGCAGGGCTATCTCGGCTCGCTGAAGCAGGCGCGCTTCGCGATGCAGCTCACGTCGAACATCGAGGCGAAGCTGCGCGGACGGAAGGGCGACACGACGAACGTGACGGGCAACAAGGTGCGGCTGCTGTCGGCGAACTTCACGGGGCTCAACTACGATTTCGTGATCGCCGACTCGGTCGGCAAGAGCCTGTTCAACCGCCGCGGCATCACCGACCAGACGTGGGGCTACACGCTGCAGTCGGATCTGCTGCCGGGGATGAGCTTCCGCACGAACTACTCGCTGTTCCTGGGCAACCCGCAGAGCGACACCGCGGTCTTCAAGCCGTACCTCACGAACATCGACGTCACGTTCTCGCTCGACCGCAACTCGGCGCTGTTCCGCACCATCGGGAAGCTGTTCGGCATCACGCCGTCGACGCCGGCCGGGAACTCCCCGTCGTCGGCCACCACGCCGACGGGCAATCCGCGCGGCGGCGATCCGTTCTTCTCGCAGCAGGCGGTCGCGCAGCAGGTGGCGGGCAGCGCGGCGCGCAACGCGCAGTTCGACATCCCGTCGGGCCAGGGATGGCAGGCGAGCTTCACGTTCACCTCCAGCCGGCAGCGCCCCGACATCCGCGGCAACCTGGTGACGATCGATCCCACGGTGCAGTGCCAGTCGTACCAGCAGGCCGGTGACGTCATCGGCTACGAGCTGTGCGTCGCGCGCGCGCAGACCGCGCCGCAGGCGGGAACGTCGCAGTTCGGCACGAGCACCTACGGCGGCGCGATCTTCCGGCAGCCGCCGGTGAAGTCGCTCCAGACCCAGACGTCGTTCCACCTCACGCAGAAGTGGGCCGCGTCGTGGAACACGTCGTACGATCTGGTGCGCAACAGCTTCGCGAGCAACGTCGTGAGCCTGCAGCGCGAGCTGCACGACTGGCGCGCGGTGTTCGCGTTCACGCAGTCGCCGAACGGCAACTTCGCGTTCAACTTCTTCGTCGCGCTGAAGGCGGAGCCCGACCTGAAGTTCGACTACAGCCGCAACACGTTCCGGTCGCCGAGCAGTCCGTTCTGA
- the tatC gene encoding twin-arginine translocase subunit TatC, which yields MAKFMKGSAEMPFLDHLEELRWRILYSLIAFCVGLFVAFVLLQKVDVIRFLERPVLPYLHGRKLVFTHPGDPFGIVLNAAFALGVILALPVIGYQAWAFFAPALYAHEKKLVVPVLLGAVGLFLAGVALSFYVVLPFTLGFLLNFQTEALEPMITASEYFGFAISMSLAFGAVFELPILILALTALGIVTPAFLSKYRRHAIVLCVVGAAFITPGADPTSLFALSVPLYLLFELSVVLSKAIYARRQRRALADNTIGTLDQPGAA from the coding sequence ATGGCGAAGTTCATGAAGGGCAGCGCCGAGATGCCGTTCCTCGATCACCTCGAGGAGCTGCGCTGGCGCATCCTGTACTCGCTCATCGCGTTCTGCGTCGGATTGTTCGTCGCCTTCGTGCTGCTGCAGAAGGTCGACGTCATCCGCTTCCTCGAGCGTCCGGTGCTGCCGTACCTGCACGGGCGCAAGCTCGTGTTCACGCATCCCGGCGATCCGTTCGGCATCGTGCTGAACGCCGCGTTCGCGCTCGGGGTCATCCTCGCGCTGCCGGTCATCGGCTACCAGGCGTGGGCGTTCTTCGCGCCGGCGCTGTACGCGCACGAGAAGAAGCTCGTCGTCCCCGTGCTGCTCGGGGCGGTCGGGCTGTTCCTCGCCGGCGTCGCGCTCTCGTTCTACGTCGTCCTGCCGTTCACGCTCGGCTTCCTGCTGAACTTCCAGACGGAAGCGCTGGAGCCGATGATCACGGCGAGCGAGTACTTCGGGTTCGCGATCAGCATGTCGCTCGCGTTCGGCGCGGTGTTCGAGCTGCCGATCCTGATCCTCGCGCTCACCGCGCTCGGCATCGTGACGCCGGCGTTCCTCTCGAAGTACCGCCGGCACGCGATCGTGCTGTGCGTGGTGGGCGCCGCGTTCATCACGCCGGGTGCCGACCCGACGTCGCTGTTCGCGCTGTCCGTGCCACTGTATCTGCTGTTCGAGCTGAGCGTGGTGCTGTCGAAGGCGATCTACGCCCGTCGCCAGCGTCGCGCGCTGGCCGATAACACCATCGGTACGCTCGACCAGCCGGGCGCCGCGTGA
- a CDS encoding tetratricopeptide repeat protein gives MNTPPYARALRRVASLAALLACGGCFATRNDVRLLQTDIATLRAERAYGDSARAAQIDRIIRQLTITSDTLRYIATQSGRFEGDARESLRELREAVTQVQEVTGQLQRRLQEVRAAVEARAEPAIPPATPGDTTAGTAGAAPGPNQLYQLALDQYQRGSYATARAGFEDLLRRYPTADVAADAQYYDAESFAAEKNTGAADSAYAALVTRYPSSPRAAQALYKRARIKQSAGRTSEARTLYQELVRKYPKSDEAVLACGAMPSVCPKR, from the coding sequence ATGAACACCCCGCCGTACGCGCGCGCGCTCCGTCGAGTTGCGTCGCTCGCCGCGCTCCTCGCGTGCGGCGGGTGCTTCGCCACGCGCAACGATGTTCGTCTGCTGCAGACGGACATCGCCACGCTCCGCGCCGAGCGCGCCTATGGCGACTCGGCGCGTGCCGCGCAGATCGACCGCATCATCCGCCAGCTCACCATCACGAGCGACACGCTGCGCTACATCGCGACGCAGTCGGGCCGCTTCGAGGGCGACGCGCGCGAGTCGCTGCGTGAGCTGCGCGAGGCGGTCACGCAGGTGCAGGAGGTCACGGGGCAGCTGCAGCGCCGCCTGCAGGAGGTGCGCGCGGCGGTGGAGGCGCGCGCCGAGCCGGCGATCCCGCCCGCCACGCCCGGCGACACCACCGCCGGGACGGCCGGCGCGGCCCCCGGGCCGAACCAGCTCTACCAGCTCGCCCTCGACCAGTACCAGCGCGGCAGCTACGCGACGGCGCGCGCCGGCTTCGAGGATCTGCTGCGCCGCTACCCGACCGCGGACGTCGCCGCCGACGCGCAGTACTACGACGCGGAGTCGTTCGCCGCGGAGAAGAACACCGGCGCGGCCGACTCCGCGTACGCGGCGCTGGTGACGCGCTACCCGTCGTCGCCGCGCGCGGCGCAGGCGCTGTACAAGCGCGCGCGCATCAAGCAGAGCGCGGGGCGGACCTCCGAGGCGCGCACGCTGTACCAGGAGCTCGTGCGCAAGTATCCGAAGTCCGACGAGGCCGTGCTCGCGTGCGGCGCGATGCCCAGCGTCTGTCCGAAGCGCTGA
- the pal gene encoding peptidoglycan-associated lipoprotein Pal, translating to MAAASLAACHKKKPAPAPTPTTTTFNEDSARRAQAYADSVRRAQERARFVADSIDRANRDRASRLAAARTALTAPIFFDYDMAEIRDDARATLESKLPILTANPDIRLRIAGHTDSRGSDEYNLALGSRRAASVKAFLSERGVDGSRMEIVSFGKERPTCTEEEESCWSRNRRAEFELTAGGQNLTLPNSDR from the coding sequence GTGGCGGCCGCGTCCCTCGCCGCCTGCCACAAGAAGAAGCCGGCCCCCGCGCCGACGCCGACCACCACGACGTTCAACGAGGACAGCGCGCGTCGCGCGCAGGCCTACGCCGACTCGGTGCGTCGGGCGCAGGAGCGCGCGCGCTTCGTCGCCGATTCGATCGACCGCGCGAATCGCGACCGCGCGTCGCGGCTCGCGGCGGCGCGGACGGCGCTCACGGCCCCGATCTTCTTCGACTACGACATGGCGGAGATCCGCGACGACGCGCGCGCGACGCTCGAGTCGAAGCTCCCGATCCTGACGGCGAACCCGGACATCCGCCTGCGCATCGCGGGCCACACCGACAGCCGCGGCTCCGACGAGTACAACCTCGCCCTCGGCTCGCGCCGCGCGGCGTCGGTGAAGGCGTTCCTCTCCGAGCGCGGCGTCGACGGCTCGCGCATGGAGATCGTGAGCTTCGGCAAGGAGCGGCCGACGTGCACGGAGGAGGAGGAGTCGTGCTGGTCCCGCAACCGTCGCGCGGAGTTCGAGCTCACCGCCGGCGGCCAGAATCTCACGCTGCCTAACAGCGACCGGTGA